A DNA window from Vigna angularis cultivar LongXiaoDou No.4 chromosome 1, ASM1680809v1, whole genome shotgun sequence contains the following coding sequences:
- the LOC108326733 gene encoding tetrahydroberberine oxidase-like, translating to MKYLSFYFTFATVVTFLFSFAPHSLDTPQKFVQCLYNYPFISNSIFDVVYTQTNSSYFSILDMSIRNSRFSNLSSKPRVIVTPLDVSHIQATIMCSQRHGLQIRTRSGGHDYEGLSYVAEVPFVIIDIFNLRQITVDVENRTASVQAGATLGELYYTISQKSKTLGFPAGVCATVGTGGHFSGGGYGFLMRKYGLAADNIIDAHIIDVNGNLLDRKAMGEGLFWGIRGGGGASFGVIVAWKIKLVPVPSTVTVFNVARTLEENATEIIQKWQLVANQLDERIFIRVDVKKVNSVEHGKQIIQANFVSMFLGGVEELIPLMQKSLPELGLDRKDCTETNWIGSVVFANAVLLGSTVNEAPEVLLNRSRFLGRINKAKSDYVRKPIPIDGLQGLWSLLYEVPDGELQFAPYGGRMDEISESEISFSHRSGFIFHIHYMVIWEEEGDEVAQRYMNWIRKLYKYMEPYVSKSPRAAYLNYRDLDIGVNNNGYTSYNQASIWGLKYFGNNFRRLAEVKTKVDPRNFFRNEQSIPTLSDEENYINSNHVVSTIETK from the coding sequence ATGAAGTATCTAAGCTTCTATTTCACCTTCGCTACCGTcgttacttttttattttcatttgcaCCTCATTCACTTGATACTCCTCAAAAGTTTGTTCAATGTCTTTACAATTATCCCTTTATCTCCAACTCAATCTTCGATGTTGTTTACACACAAACCAACTCTTCATACTTTTCTATTCTAGATATGTCCATTCGAAATTCGAGGTTCTCCAACTTAAGCTCAAAACCCCGAGTCATTGTCACGCCACTGGACGTTTCCCATATTCAAGCCACCATAATGTGCTCCCAACGCCATGGCTTGCAGATTCGAACCCGAAGTGGAGGCCATGATTACGAGGGTCTCTCGTACGTTGCCGAGGTTCCCTTTGTCATCATTGATATCTTCAACCTTCGACAAATCACAGTTGACGTAGAAAACCGAACTGCATCGGTTCAAGCTGGGGCAACTCTTGGTGAACTTTACTACACGATTAGCCAGAAAAGCAAAACACTAGGGTTCCCAGCGGGTGTGTGTGCCACTGTAGGCACTGGTGGCCACTTCAGCGGTGGTGGTTATGGATTCTTGATGCGTAAGTACGGTCTTGCCGCAGATAATATCATTGATGCTCACATAATAGACGTGAATGGTAATCTTCTTGACAGAAAAGCCATGGGTGAGGGTCTGTTTTGGGGCATTAGAGGAGGTggtggagcaagctttggagtCATCGTGGCTTGGAAGATAAAACTAGTTCCAGTTCCATCAACTGTGACAGTATTCAATGTTGCAAGGACATTGGAAGAGAACGCAACCGAGATCATTCAAAAGTGGCAGCTTGTGGCCAATCAATTGGACGAGCGCATATTCATTAGGGTGGACGTGAAAAAGGTAAATTCAGTTGAACATGGAAAGCAAATAATACAAGCAAATTTTGTGTCCATGTTTCTTGGAGGTGTAGAAGAACTTATTCCATTGATGCAAAAGAGTTTACCAGAGTTGGGTTTGGACAGAAAAGACTGTACTGAGACTAATTGGATTGGTTCAGTTGTCTTCGCGAATGCTGTGTTACTTGGATCTACCGTGAATGAAGCCCCTGAAGTTCTGCTGAACAGAAGTCGATTTCTTGGACGAATAAACAAAGCAAAATCTGATTATGTTAGGAAACCCATTCCTATTGATGGATTACAAGGGTTATGGAGTTTGCTTTATGAAGTTCCAGATGGTGAGCTTCAATTTGCCCCTTATGGAGGCAGAATGGATGAGATATCGGAATCTGAAATTTCATTCTCACACAGATCTGGattcatatttcatattcactATATGGTCATTTGGGAAGAGGAAGGGGATGAGGTTGCACAAAGGTACATGAATTGGATTAGAAAGTTGTACAAATATATGGAACCTTATGTTTCAAAGTCTCCAAGAGCTGCATATCTGAATTACAGAGACCTTGACATTGGGGTTAATAACAATGGCTACACAAGCTACAACCAAGCCAGCATTTGGGGTCTCAAGTATTTCGGTAACAATTTCAGGAGATTGGCTGAAGTGAAGACCAAGGTTGATCCTCGCAACTTCTTTAGAAACGAACAAAGCATTCCTACCCTGTCCgatgaagaaaattatattaactcTAACCATGTAGTATCTacaattgaaacaaaataa